One genomic window of Microbacterium testaceum StLB037 includes the following:
- a CDS encoding alpha/beta fold hydrolase codes for MPEVDEFSFLPAQAADIGRPTPTVERVQLTLDDGRTLSGLRWGDAPPAVTLLHGAGLNAHTWDTTLLHLGLPALALDLPGHGDSSWRDDAAYVARVLAPDVVTALEAWTTRPQTLVGHSLGGLTGAAVAASRPDLVERLVVVDITPGIDPSGGPAQLRAFFAGPTDWASRDELVERALSFGLGGSRTAAERGVFHNSRVRPDGRVEWKHHFAHLAAAAVNAGADPSTPDAVRAVLATTGWDDVAQVTTPLTLVRGERGFVTADDADEFVRRAPAAEVRTLATGHNAQEEDPAGLASLIREVAPLG; via the coding sequence TTCCTTCCCGCCCAAGCCGCCGACATCGGCCGGCCGACCCCGACCGTCGAGCGCGTGCAGCTCACCCTCGACGACGGACGGACCCTGAGCGGTCTGCGCTGGGGAGACGCTCCCCCGGCCGTGACGCTGCTGCACGGCGCGGGGCTGAACGCCCACACCTGGGACACGACCCTGCTGCACCTCGGCCTCCCGGCCCTCGCGCTCGATCTCCCCGGGCACGGCGACTCCTCGTGGCGCGATGATGCCGCGTACGTCGCACGCGTCCTCGCGCCCGACGTGGTCACCGCGCTCGAGGCGTGGACGACGCGTCCGCAGACGCTGGTGGGGCACTCCCTCGGCGGTCTCACGGGCGCCGCGGTCGCGGCATCCCGTCCCGACCTCGTCGAGCGCCTCGTCGTCGTCGACATCACCCCGGGGATCGACCCGAGCGGCGGCCCCGCTCAACTGCGCGCGTTCTTCGCCGGCCCCACCGACTGGGCCTCGCGCGACGAACTCGTCGAGCGTGCCCTGTCGTTCGGCCTGGGCGGCTCGCGGACCGCGGCGGAGCGCGGGGTGTTCCACAACTCGCGCGTGCGCCCGGACGGACGCGTCGAGTGGAAGCACCACTTCGCCCACCTCGCGGCAGCCGCGGTGAATGCGGGAGCGGACCCGTCGACCCCGGATGCCGTGCGCGCGGTCCTCGCGACGACGGGCTGGGATGACGTGGCTCAGGTCACCACCCCCCTCACCCTCGTCCGCGGCGAGCGCGGATTCGTCACGGCGGACGACGCCGACGAGTTCGTCCGTCGCGCTCCGGCGGCGGAGGTCCGGACGCTGGCCACGGGCCACAACGCCCAGGAGGAGGACCCCGCGGGGCTCGCTTCGCTCATCCGCGAGGTCGCGCCGCTCGGCTGA